In Roseibium algicola, the DNA window CCAGACACCGTCGCGCTTTTGTTCCACACGGTTGTGGGGAAAGTAGTTCCTGGGGATGGGGTTCTTTGGTTTTCTGATTTGAACGTGCATCAGATTTACACCTCTTTTTCGGTATCACTTGAGTTCTCGTTGAGAGGCTGGATATCACGCGTCCTGCAGGTCGCACTTGTGCGGCATGTCACTTGACTTGAAGGCGGCGGTTTTGAGTTTTGGGGTAAGGTTTTGGCCATTTTTTGAGGGCTCAGGGGGAGGGTATGATGCCCCCTCCACCGGTATTCCGGGTGGGTCACGGCGTGGCTGCGCGGTAAGATCCGGGCCCTGGATAACCTATTGCCTTGGGCGCTTTGCCGTATTCAAAAACTCAGACTATTGCGCTCTTGTGCACGCGTCATTGCTTGCTCTGGCAGGCAGGATTGCAGATCAGCGCGTAGAAGCCCGCTCTTTCTGGATCCAGTCCAAAAACACCTTGGAGGCAGGTGTTTCCGCGTAAGGTGGCGGGGTCCGGACGAAGTAGGCTTCACTCAGGGGCGCCTGATGTTCAAAGGGACGAACAAGGTCACCGCTTTGGAGGAGGTCACCGACGAGCGTGTCATGTGCGAGGACGAGGCCCGCACCGTTCAAGGCTGCCGAAATCGCGATCACATAGGTCGACGCCAGATTGACTTCGGCTTCCCTTGCAAAGGACCTGCCTTGCGAGTTCATCCAACCGGACCAGGAGCCGGTGATGCCCGCGCAGTCGAACAGCCTGCCGCTCTCCAGTGAGCGCTCTTCTTCAGGCAGGCCGGGTGAGCATACCGGATAGCATTTTTCCTCGGCAAGCCGAATGGCGGCGGTCGGCATGTCCTCCGGACGGGCGAAGCGGATTTCCAGAGAGGCATCGGCCGCGCGCTTTTCGGTGTCCCAGATCGATGTCACGATATTGAGCGTCAGCCAGGGAAATTCTTCGTAAAGCCGGCGAAGGCGCGGGGCCAGCCAATAGACGGAAAAGGCCAGATTGCACTGAAGCGTCAGGTTGCGCCCCAGGTCACTGCCGGTGACAAGCTGCGTGCTCCTTGTGATCAGGTCGAAGGCTTCACGCAGGCTCGGCAGATAGGTTTCCCCTTCGAGCGTCAGTTCCAGGGCACGCGTCTTGCGCACAAAAAGACTGCAGCCGAGCAAGGTCTCGAGGCTGCGTACATGCTGGCTGACCGCGGACTGGGTCAGGTTCAATTCCTGCGAGGCACGGGTGAAGCTGAGATGGCGCGCAGTTGCCTCGAATGCCCGCAACCAGGCCAGCGGAGGCAATCCAACCGTCTTCATGCGTGCACCTCACTCATTCATCAACTGACATAATGTGTATTAATTTTATTAATGCAACGCCATCGAATATATTGTTTGTCAATGTTGGAAGCGCTCCCTAGCGTCGAAGAGAAAGCGAGGGAGACAGTGCATGCTGCGTGTTGCAGAACATTCGAACATCACTCACTGGGCGGAGCGGATCGACCTGGCGGCAGCATTCCGCTGGACCGAGCGTCTTGGAATGCACGAAGCTGTCGCAAATCATTTCAGCCTCGCCGTCAATGACGAAGGCACGGCTTTTCTGGTAAACCCCCGCCAGCGGCATTTCAGCCGGATCAGGGCATCCGACCTGATTTTGCTTGATGCAAATGACCCGCAAACGCTGGAACACCCAAACGCTCCGGACCCGACTGCCTGGGGATTGCATGGCGCCATCCACCGGCAATGCCCACATGCGCGCTGCGTCATGCATGTGCATTCGGTCCATGCCACGGTTCTGGCCTGCCTTGCCGACAGCACTCTGCCGCCGATCGACCAGAACACCGCGACTTTTTATGGCCGCTTCGCAATTGACGAGAACTATGGCGGGCTTGCTTTCGAGGAAGAAGGCGAACGCTGCGCGACGTTGCTTCGCGACCCGAAGATCAAGGTGCTGATCATGGGCAATCACGGCGTTCTGGTCGTCGCCAGCACTGTCGCGGAAGCCTTTGACCGCCTTTATCATTTCGAACGTGCTGCAGAGACCTACATCCGGGCACTGCAGACCGGAAAA includes these proteins:
- a CDS encoding class II aldolase and adducin N-terminal domain-containing protein, producing MLRVAEHSNITHWAERIDLAAAFRWTERLGMHEAVANHFSLAVNDEGTAFLVNPRQRHFSRIRASDLILLDANDPQTLEHPNAPDPTAWGLHGAIHRQCPHARCVMHVHSVHATVLACLADSTLPPIDQNTATFYGRFAIDENYGGLAFEEEGERCATLLRDPKIKVLIMGNHGVLVVASTVAEAFDRLYHFERAAETYIRALQTGKPLRILSPEIAEKTAQEIENYPGLGHDHFAELKAILDDEGSNYAS
- a CDS encoding LysR family transcriptional regulator → MKTVGLPPLAWLRAFEATARHLSFTRASQELNLTQSAVSQHVRSLETLLGCSLFVRKTRALELTLEGETYLPSLREAFDLITRSTQLVTGSDLGRNLTLQCNLAFSVYWLAPRLRRLYEEFPWLTLNIVTSIWDTEKRAADASLEIRFARPEDMPTAAIRLAEEKCYPVCSPGLPEEERSLESGRLFDCAGITGSWSGWMNSQGRSFAREAEVNLASTYVIAISAALNGAGLVLAHDTLVGDLLQSGDLVRPFEHQAPLSEAYFVRTPPPYAETPASKVFLDWIQKERASTR